A stretch of DNA from Oryza brachyantha chromosome 9, ObraRS2, whole genome shotgun sequence:
ctagtGGCAAATTTACTAAGGCCCCTGTGTGTTTTGGTGCATGTCAACGAACATGGAGGCAAAACATTTCTCAGGGTTATTAAAGTCCCCTCACAAAATTAACAGATACACCAGTACTTACCACTTAATATAGTATTATCCAACATTAAGTGTTTTTAATTCATACTGTCAAAAATCTAGACACTAGGACTAGCTTCTGCATTTTAGGCTAAACAAAACTAGGTGCTATACTAGTACTATATAACAACTACCTACTGCCATTAGGCAGCTTATCATTAGCACACTCTCACAAGCCCATGTAGCCATGTTGGTGCTAATGGAGAGATGTCACCATGGACAACTAAACTCCTTTGGGTGCTTCATCTATGCAAGAAATGGTAATCACGATCAGAAACCGAAGCGAAACCGGCAGAATCTCACTGTGTCACTTGCACTCCACTCCGGCCTCGGCGGCTCTCCGCGGCGTGGAGTTCTTCCGCCGGCTGCCGTGTTGCCGGAATCCGTTCTGCCGCGACGACGGCTCGTCCTTCCcctgccgccccgccgcggTGGAGTCGGAGCCGCGCTtcagctgccgccgcctcttcctccccggGTTGTGAGCCGCTGCGGCCGCCttggacgacgacgccgccttgctaggtggcggcgctggcgcaGTCGTTttcgctgcggcggcgccgtccatcttgtcgtcggcgccgtcgtcgtcatcctcctcgGTCTTGCtgatgccgtcgtcgt
This window harbors:
- the LOC102712288 gene encoding myb-like protein AA, with product MGRPRGGKGRKSMEATKAEDGSSGGEEEVIPAYKRRGRPQKHHLKDDHVGDEEDDDDGISKTEEDDDDGADDKMDGAAAAKTTAPAPPPSKAASSSKAAAAAHNPGRKRRRQLKRGSDSTAAGRQGKDEPSSRQNGFRQHGSRRKNSTPRRAAEAGVECK